One genomic window of Quercus robur chromosome 6, dhQueRobu3.1, whole genome shotgun sequence includes the following:
- the LOC126689862 gene encoding uncharacterized protein LOC126689862, translating into MGTNTMEVPNINCSKMNILLWNCRGALNRDFTRRVFEMAVNHFQAIMIITETRVGGDRATKIIEGLPFDGFFVTETIGYAGGLWLLWKKEEVEVFVLAATKQEIHATIKVCNSDFTWLISSVYASPRLAERKILWANLSQVALLHNLPWLLLGDFNEILCGNDKLGGRQINLNRALEFKSCLDDCNFLDLGFSGPKFTWSNRRQISYLILEHIDRCFVNPAWRTLYPEASVTHLPRVFSDHCPVLLELSRPPPTATDKPFRFHTMWLHHPDFPNVIGKT; encoded by the coding sequence ATGGGGACTAACACTATGGAAGTGCCGAATATTAACTGCTCCAAAATGAATATCCTTTTGTGGAATTGTAGGGGTGCCCTGAACAGGGACTTCACGAGAAGGGTTTTTGAAATGGCAGTTAACCATTTTCAGGCCATAATGATTATCACTGAAACAAGAGTGGGTGGCGATAGGGCTACCAAGATTATTGAGGGTCTTCCTTTCGATGGATTCTTTGTCACTGAAACCATTGGATATGCGGGAGGACTTTGGCTACTCTGGAAAAAAGAGGAGGTAGAGGTGTTTGTCCTGGCTGCCACAAAACAAGAGATCCATGCTACTATTAAGGTATGCAATTCTGATTTTACTTGGCTTATTTCTTCTGTTTATGCGAGTCCTCGCCTTgctgaaagaaaaatattatgggCTAATCTGTCCCAAGTTGCTCTTTTACATAATCTTCCCTGGTTACTTCTTGGTGACTTTAATGAAATTCTGTGTGGAAATGATAAACTGGGGGGTAGGCAAATCAATCTTAATAGAGCATTAGAATTTAAATCCTGTCTGGATGATTGTAACTTCCTGGACCTAGGTTTCTCTGGACCAAAGTTCACTTGGTCTAATCGTCGGCAAATTTCTTATCTTATTTTAGAGCACATTGATAGATGCTTTGTGAACCCTGCTTGGAGAACTCTATACCCCGAAGCCTCGGTGACCCATTTGCCTAGGGTATTTTCTGATCACTGCCCTGTTCTCCTAGAGTTATCTAGACCTCCTCCCACGGCAACTGATAAACCTTTTAGGTTTCACACCATGTGGCTGCACCATCCAGATTTCCCAAATGTGATTGGGAAAACTTAG
- the LOC126689863 gene encoding uncharacterized protein LOC126689863, translating to MPNRSQVSYKDRLVGDILGAYAQAFWFDKEEEAEDEAESNIELDDLVEGMVDVKLSKETKARIRAPWTKALIVKVYGKTVGYSYLTFKINTLWKPVAKMVCVDLGKDFFLIKFSDKFDYDKVLQGGPWFVGEHSLAIKPWEPYFKAFEASFSSVAVWIRFPKLPIEFYDLMVLREIGSAIGPVLRIDSYTASGSRASFARLCVQIDLSKPLVNLVRMGRLRQKVMYEGISALCFCCGRLGHKQESCGFRVRPMEKNREEGPSESQKVQQNERAGHTEQSVQSDSNFGDWMIVTRRKNYVRMGRNRGTKSPH from the coding sequence ATGCCAAACCGGTCCCAAGTCAGCTACAAAGATAGGCTGGTGGGAGACATCCTTGGTGCCTATGCACAAGCTTTTTGGTTTGACAAAGAGGAAGAGGCTGAGGATGAGGCTGAATCAAATATTGAACTGGATGATCTAGTGGAAGGTATGGTGGATGTGAAACTTTCTAAAGAAACTAAGGCTAGGATTAGAGCTCCTTGGACTAAGGCATTGATAGTGAAAGTGTATGGCAAAACTGTGGGATATAGTTACCTCACTTTCAAAATCAATACCTTATGGAAGCCTGTTGCAAAGATGGTTTGTGTTGATCTTGGAAAGGATTTTTTTCTAATCAAGTTTAGTGATAAGTTTGACTATGACAAGGTGCTTCAAGGTGGCCCCTGGTTTGTTGGGGAGCACTCTCTAGCAATAAAACCATGGGAACCATATTTTAAAGCTTTTGAAGCTTCATTCTCTTCAGTGGCTGTTTGGATCAGATTTCCAAAGCTCCCTATCGAATTTTATGACCTTATGGTGCTCAGAGAGATTGGCTCAGCCATTGGACCTGTTTTGCGGATTGACTCCTACACCGCGTCGGGTTCAAGAGCAAGTTTTGCTCGTCTGTGTGTccaaattgatctttccaagcCGTTAGTCAATCTGGTCAGAATGGGACGTCTAAGGCAAAAGGTGATGTATGAGGGAATCTCagctttgtgtttttgttgtggGAGGCTTGGGCACAAACAAGAAAGCTGTGGATTCCGTGTAAGACCAATGGAGAAGAATAGAGAGGAAGGTCCTTCAGAGAGTCAAAAGGTGCAACAGAACGAACGAGCTGGACATACTGAACAAAGTGTACAATCCGATTCCAACTTTGGTGATTGGATGATAGTTactagaagaaaaaattatgttagAATGGGACGGAACCGTGGGACCAAATCACCCCACTAG